One Bombus pyrosoma isolate SC7728 linkage group LG9, ASM1482585v1, whole genome shotgun sequence genomic window carries:
- the LOC122571035 gene encoding retinol dehydrogenase 10-A-like isoform X1 — MQSFCAMHPIKNEMAIVSSRIPYSSFSIWLFLSIEFVISTLLSIFLRILKIFKSLLPEPPRDLTGDVVLVVGATSSLGRSLAAEFVKSGCSVICVDNDHKLIEETASRLKQQHLTTDEAKPRHREDDSSRCNSTISAYECDLSNRDAIKRTAQKVKDDIGNINTLVICIDNSSDDAFDMTSKTLMAHFWTVLAFLPMVLDQKRAHIIGVTPIASNNDAYHGSKAAVMSFMECMCQELGHHSNDLTFLAFSPIRECSTLKESEERVAKNIVKAVKTNQYNMSVSWISKSLYHISCMIYNGITLLTEWTHLHGCDYHT, encoded by the exons ATGCAATCATTCTG tGCAATGCATCCCATAAAAAACGAGATGGCGATCGTGAGCTCAAGAATACCATACTCTTCGTTCAGCATTTGGCTCTTTCTCAGCATTGAATTCGTAATTAGTACCTTGCTATCTATTTTCCTGAGAATCCTTAAGATATTCAAATCACTGCTGCCGGAACCACCGAGAGATTTGACTGGAGACGTAGTTTTG GTGGTCGGTGCTACTTCCTCTTTAGGCAGATCTCTCGCGGCTGAATTCGTGAAAAGCGGCTGCTCCGTTATTTGCGTGGACAACGATCACAAGTTAATCGAGGAAACAGCATCGAGATTGAAACAACAGCATCTCACCACCGACGAAGCCAAGCCGAGGCACAGAGAGGACGATTCTTCACGATGCAACTCGACTATATCTGCTTACGAGTGTGACCTCTCGAATAGAGATGCCATTAAGAGAACAGCCCAAAAAGTGAAAGATGATATCGGAAACATCAACACTTTAGTGATCTGCATTGACAATTCGAGCGATGACGCTTTCGACATGACCAGCAAGACTTTAATGGCTCATTTTTGG ACAGTCCTCGCGTTTCTTCCAATGGTATTGGATCAAAAACGAGCCCATATAATTGGAGTGACCCCAATCGCATCGAATAACGACGCTTATCATGGTTCCAAAGCAGCTGTAATGA GTTTCATGGAATGCATGTGTCAAGAATTGGGCCACCATAGTAATGATTTAACATTTTTGGCATTCTCTCCAATTAGAGAATGCAG TACATTGAAAGAGAGCGAAGAACGAGTGGCCAAGAACATTGTGAAAGCAGTAAAGACCAATCAGTATAATATGAGCGTCAGCTGGATATCCAAATCGCTGTATCACATAag ttGTATGATCTACAACGGAATAACGTTGCTCACAGAGTGGACCCACCTTCATGGATGCGATTATCACACGTAA
- the LOC122571033 gene encoding sodium/potassium-transporting ATPase subunit beta-1-interacting protein isoform X2: MGICNRRHFLLTICTLQLITTVERQVFDFLGFMWAPILVNFFNIIFVILGFFGAFQYRPKYIISYCIWNTLWLGWNIFMICFYLDVGVLDKNSDILNLGTGSFSWWHVNGPGCKAIYDVTEPELFRPARPTNVTDCVLDYEVVEILHASTQCILGFIAIVGGICLSKVFLEEDDSFDFVGGDDFGLAGHTPLHPMYVSYSALPSPAHPHKNSAQNYPAGTASSHQSVCHDTSFPKHNDKTFNSSGRSKCSFRNDTIRTERSNLSSRDLKYVDYSNDYSNPLDHLQRPVSPYDEYDSLDSAAKLKYQKNKLYHPHSSKYSPVASPRVKCRPVPAKQIKAPNKPRVFTDHVREQSMRSFYSDPRLAIENQQNVTDQEKQNRSKRDSRPLSLYASNF, from the exons ATGGGAATTTGTAATCGAAGGCACTTCCTGCTGACAATATGCACCTTGCAACTC ATCACTACGGTAGAGCGCCAGGTCTTCGACTTTCTGGGCTTTATGTGGGCCCCGATACTGgtcaattttttcaacattatatttgtaatcttAGGGTTTTTTGGAGCTTTTCAATATAGACCTAAATATATCATATCA tattgTATATGGAATACACTATGGTTAGGGtggaatatatttatgatatgtTTCTACCTCGATGTTGGTGTACTTGACAAA aatagtgatattttaaatcttGGTACTGGTAGCTTTTCCTGGTGGCATGTCAATGGACCAGGTTGTAAAGCTATTTATGATGTTACTGAACCAGAATTATTCAGACCTGCCCGACCTACAAACGTGACAGATTGTGTGCTAGATTATGAAGtagttgaaattttacatgCATCTACTCAATGCATCTTAGGT tTTATTGCAATAGTAGGTGGTATTTGTCTAAGTAAGGTTTTCCTGGAGGAAGATGATAGCT TTGACTTTGTGGGAGGTGATGACTTTGGGTTGGCAGGCCACACGCCGTTACATCCTATGTACGTTAGCTACTCGGCTCTTCCATCACCTGCCCACCCTCACAAAAATTCCGCTCAAAATTACCCCGCAGGCACAGCTAGCTCTCATCAATCAGTTTGTCACGATACCAGCTTCCCAAAACataacgataaaacatttaaCAGCTCCGGACGAAGTAAATGTAGCTTCAGAAATGACACGATCAGAACTGAACGAAGCAATCTATCCAGTCGCGACTTAAAGTATGTTGATTACTCTAACGACTATTCGAATCCGTTGGATCATTTACAGAGGCCTGTATCCCCATACGACGAATACGATTCATTGGACAGTGCCGCTAAATTGAAGTATCAAAAGAACAAATTGTATCATCCGCACTCGTCCAAATATAGTCCCGTTGCATCCCCGCGTGTCAAATGTCGACCTGTTCCAGCAAAGCAAATTAAAGCCCCCAACAAGCCTAGAGTCTTTACCGATCACGTTCGCGAACAGTCAATGCGGTCGTTTTACTCAGATCCAAGATTGGCAATTGAGAATCAACAGAACGTGACTGACCAAGAGAAACAGAATAGGTCTAAAAGAGATAGTAGACCTCTGTCGTTGTATGCCAGTAATTTTTAG
- the LOC122571034 gene encoding short-chain dehydrogenase/reductase family 16C member 6-like, whose amino-acid sequence MSCMKSIFTFSHLLYDLFVFSMRITFAMTVAAFKTIVPSRSKNLLGETVLITGAGHGIGRELAIQLASLGCIIVCWDVDTEANRSTMSLVSKNGGEAYGFVVDVSKRLEVREAARLMRKVGVPEVSILINNAAVLYHCPFLNQDTDIIEKTFNVNVLSNFWTIETFLPSMMQNGKGHVVCVCSMCGIYGVSQKVAYCSSKFAVRGLMEALYEELRLDHKYTNIRFTTVYPFYVDTGLARDPKYRFPYIFGVVSPGYAAGEIIKAVRRNYTEYSIPRCLLTLNSINRLVPESAMRLILDFLANVDRKRREKLAVRETVAS is encoded by the exons ATGTCCTGTATGAAAAGTATCTTCACATTTTCTCATTTACTGTATGatctttttgtcttttctaTGAGGATTACTTTCGCCATGACTGTAGCTGCTTTTAAAACGATTGTACCCTCTCGATCAAAGAATTTGCTAGGCGAAACGGTATTG ATAACCGGTGCTGGTCATGGAATTGGCCGTGAATTGGCTATACAATTAGCTTCTTTGGGTTGCATAATCGTTTGTTGGGACGTAGATACCGAAGCAAATCGGTCGACGATGAGTCTGGTATCGAAAAATGGTGGAGAa gCTTACGGTTTCGTAGTCGACGTATCGAAAAGATTAGAAGTCCGAGAGGCAGCGAGGTTAATGAGAAAAGTCGGCGTGCCAGAAGTGTCTATCCTGATTAACAACGCCGCTGTATTATATCATTGTCCTTTTTTGAATCAAGACACGGATATCATAGAAAAGACGTTCAACGTTAATGTTTTATCAAACTTTTGG ACTATAGAAACGTTTTTGCCCAGCATGATGCAAAATGGAAAAGGACATGTAGTTTGCGTGTGTAGCATGTGTGGTATATATGGTGTGTCCCAAAAAGTAGCCTACTGTTCTTCCAAATTTGCTGTGAGAG GTTTGATGGAGGCTCTTTATGAGGAGCTGCGATTGGACCACAAGTATACCAACATACGATTTACAACCGTTTATCCATTTTATGTGGATACTGGGCTAGCCAGAGATCCAAAATATAG ATTTCCTTATATATTCGGTGTAGTATCACCTGGATATGCAGCGGGAGAAATAATCAAAGCAGTTAGAAGAAATTATACCGAATACTCTATTCCTAGATGTCTTCTTACTCTAAATTCCATTAACAG ATTGGTTCCTGAAAGTGCGATGAGGTTGATCCTTGATTTCTTAGCGAATGTAGATCGTAAACGCCGAGAAAAACTTGCAGTCCGGGAAACTGTCGCTTcgtaa
- the LOC122571035 gene encoding retinol dehydrogenase 10-A-like isoform X2 has protein sequence MHPIKNEMAIVSSRIPYSSFSIWLFLSIEFVISTLLSIFLRILKIFKSLLPEPPRDLTGDVVLVVGATSSLGRSLAAEFVKSGCSVICVDNDHKLIEETASRLKQQHLTTDEAKPRHREDDSSRCNSTISAYECDLSNRDAIKRTAQKVKDDIGNINTLVICIDNSSDDAFDMTSKTLMAHFWTVLAFLPMVLDQKRAHIIGVTPIASNNDAYHGSKAAVMSFMECMCQELGHHSNDLTFLAFSPIRECSTLKESEERVAKNIVKAVKTNQYNMSVSWISKSLYHISCMIYNGITLLTEWTHLHGCDYHT, from the exons ATGCATCCCATAAAAAACGAGATGGCGATCGTGAGCTCAAGAATACCATACTCTTCGTTCAGCATTTGGCTCTTTCTCAGCATTGAATTCGTAATTAGTACCTTGCTATCTATTTTCCTGAGAATCCTTAAGATATTCAAATCACTGCTGCCGGAACCACCGAGAGATTTGACTGGAGACGTAGTTTTG GTGGTCGGTGCTACTTCCTCTTTAGGCAGATCTCTCGCGGCTGAATTCGTGAAAAGCGGCTGCTCCGTTATTTGCGTGGACAACGATCACAAGTTAATCGAGGAAACAGCATCGAGATTGAAACAACAGCATCTCACCACCGACGAAGCCAAGCCGAGGCACAGAGAGGACGATTCTTCACGATGCAACTCGACTATATCTGCTTACGAGTGTGACCTCTCGAATAGAGATGCCATTAAGAGAACAGCCCAAAAAGTGAAAGATGATATCGGAAACATCAACACTTTAGTGATCTGCATTGACAATTCGAGCGATGACGCTTTCGACATGACCAGCAAGACTTTAATGGCTCATTTTTGG ACAGTCCTCGCGTTTCTTCCAATGGTATTGGATCAAAAACGAGCCCATATAATTGGAGTGACCCCAATCGCATCGAATAACGACGCTTATCATGGTTCCAAAGCAGCTGTAATGA GTTTCATGGAATGCATGTGTCAAGAATTGGGCCACCATAGTAATGATTTAACATTTTTGGCATTCTCTCCAATTAGAGAATGCAG TACATTGAAAGAGAGCGAAGAACGAGTGGCCAAGAACATTGTGAAAGCAGTAAAGACCAATCAGTATAATATGAGCGTCAGCTGGATATCCAAATCGCTGTATCACATAag ttGTATGATCTACAACGGAATAACGTTGCTCACAGAGTGGACCCACCTTCATGGATGCGATTATCACACGTAA